In Anopheles gambiae chromosome 2, idAnoGambNW_F1_1, whole genome shotgun sequence, a single window of DNA contains:
- the LOC133391299 gene encoding uncharacterized protein LOC133391299, producing the protein MKMASKIVFALVFIMAMVVSAFNALPVPDHAKIRIHVPIKHHTHLHTKTVVKTVHVGIPVKNVKPHEEEHGWEYGKKKKGASSYLSYI; encoded by the exons ATGAAAATGGCATCGAAAATT GTATTTGCCCTAGTATTCATCATGGCCATGGTTGTGTCTGCCTTTAACGCACTGCCCGTTCCGGATCACGCCAA GATACGCATCCACGTGCCGATTAAGCATCACACCCATCTGCATACGAAAACCGTAGTCAAAACGGTACATGTGGGCATCCCGGTGAAGAACGTCAAGCCGCACGAAGAGGAACACGGTTGGGAGTAtggtaagaagaagaagggcgCCTCCAGCTATCTGTCCTACATCTAA
- the LOC1274278 gene encoding toll-interacting protein, translating to MEEVTPRSNEHWKRAYLGPLPDEFLRVTTAQDIQEVSDRQAALALQSYHNTYTPHMAPNFVGRLSITIAQAKLVKNYGITRMDPYVRLRVGHFVYETQTAPNGGRNPRWNRVIHCQLPAGVDTIALEIYDECNFSMDELIAWAEIRIPQSVLRGETHEDWYPLSGKQGEGLEGSLDMVMSFNNMVVQPRMIQTNAPVVLVPNVATGTPMPVFVAPNQPQVARPPPPVLTDDDLTRIHEMFPQVDKEVIKSVAVANNQDRDAVINALLQMSS from the exons ATGGAGGAAGTGACGCCAAGATCTAACGAACACTGGAAGCGG GCTTATCTTGGACCGCTGCCGGATGAGTTTTTGCGTGTTACGACAGCGCAAGACATTCAGGAGGTATCGGACAGGCAGGCCGCACTGGCCCTTCAAAGTTACCACAATACGTACACGCCCCATATG GCTCCGAACTTTGTCGGACGCCTGAGCATCACCATCGCGCAGGCGAAGCTGGTGAAAAACTACGGCATTACCCGGATGGATCCGTACGTGCGTCTGCGGGTGGGCCACTTTGTGTACGAAACGCAGACGGCACCGAACGGTGGTCGCAATCCACGCTGGAATCGGGTCATACACTGTCAGCTGCCGGCCGGCGTCGACACGATTGCGCTCGAGATCTACGACGAGTGTAACTTTTCGATGGACGAGTTGATTGCCTGGGCCGAAATTCGTATCCCCCAGTCGGTGCTGAGGGGCGAAACGCACGAAGACTGGTATCCGCTGAGCGGTAAGCAGGGCGAAGGGCTGGAAGGTAGCCTCGACATGGTGATGAGCTTTAAT AACATGGTCGTCCAACCGCGCATGATACAGACCAATGCACCGGTCGTGTTGGTACCGAATGTGGCCACCGGTACCCCGATGCCTGTGTTCGTGGCACCGAACCAGCCGCAGGTAGCCCGACCACCGCCTCCAGTGCTGACGGACGACGATCTGACGCGCATACACGAGATGTTCCCGCAGGTCGACAAGGAAGTGATTAAATCGGTCGCCGTGGCCAACAATCAAGACCGCGATGCAGTGATTAATGCCCTGCTGCAGATGAGTAGCTAG